One Psychromonas sp. psych-6C06 DNA window includes the following coding sequences:
- the tmk gene encoding dTMP kinase, which produces MAVTDKLAGKFIVIEGLEGAGKSTAISYIAKWLAKNNMPSEQITYTREPGGTELAERIRDIVKMDVVGETLKDKAELLLMYAARVQLVEHVIKPAQNNQHVVIGDRHNWSSLAYQGGGRGIDLQLIEDIKQVSLGDFKADFTLYLDIDPELGLSRARGRGELDRIERLAIDFFERTRQVFLSLTKAEKNAVTIDASETPELVEKAIFKQLDNWLARL; this is translated from the coding sequence ATGGCTGTTACCGATAAACTGGCAGGAAAATTTATTGTTATAGAGGGATTAGAGGGCGCTGGTAAAAGTACTGCAATCTCATATATCGCTAAATGGTTGGCGAAAAACAATATGCCAAGTGAGCAAATTACATATACCCGTGAACCCGGCGGTACTGAACTTGCGGAGAGAATACGCGACATTGTAAAAATGGACGTAGTTGGTGAAACTTTAAAGGACAAAGCGGAGTTACTGTTAATGTATGCTGCGCGAGTGCAGTTAGTTGAGCATGTTATTAAACCCGCACAAAATAACCAGCATGTGGTTATTGGCGATCGTCATAACTGGAGTTCGTTAGCCTATCAAGGCGGAGGACGTGGTATCGATTTACAATTAATTGAAGATATCAAGCAGGTTTCTTTGGGAGATTTTAAAGCCGATTTCACCCTATATTTAGATATTGATCCCGAGCTTGGGTTAAGTCGTGCGCGAGGTCGAGGGGAGCTAGATCGTATAGAGCGATTGGCTATCGATTTTTTTGAGCGTACCAGACAAGTGTTTCTTTCACTGACTAAAGCGGAAAAAAATGCTGTTACTATTGATGCCAGTGAAACACCTGAGTTAGTTGAAAAGGCGATTTTCAAACAGTTAGATAACTGGCTTGCAAGGCTATAA
- the holB gene encoding DNA polymerase III subunit delta' has translation MLIDNLTPVSTPWLTPVFNTLVKSFQSGRFAHGLLFTGNSGLGKFKLAQQTAKYLLCSNKQHSDACGKCHSCHLFEAHNHLDFHLLQSESNKAIGIEQVRNLIDALNERPHLGDNKVVVIKEAQLLTTAAANALLKTLEEPQGNSYIILLARTHHQLMPTLYSRIQHTHIHPPSDAELVNWLASQQVQVSDKGVLTQFQNCPLLLLNYLIALQNGEAQDERRQCVEGLFALLHQGERLFEFSQFIAQSVESRLQLLFFMLHELHKIKLTTQPLDEHAVYAFALPQLQIWSEQLSLKSLRLLCNEVLKVRTLLVEHSGLKKELLISSLLIKIKNEFKEKSAC, from the coding sequence ATGCTGATTGATAACCTAACACCTGTGAGTACGCCTTGGTTAACTCCTGTTTTTAATACTTTAGTGAAAAGTTTTCAATCAGGTCGTTTTGCGCATGGTTTACTTTTCACAGGTAATAGTGGCTTAGGTAAGTTCAAACTGGCACAACAAACGGCAAAATATTTACTTTGTAGTAATAAACAACACTCAGATGCCTGTGGAAAGTGCCATTCATGTCATCTGTTTGAAGCACATAATCACCTTGATTTTCATCTTTTACAAAGTGAATCCAATAAAGCAATCGGTATTGAGCAGGTACGTAATCTCATTGATGCGCTAAATGAACGCCCACACCTTGGTGATAATAAAGTGGTGGTGATCAAAGAAGCACAGCTACTGACAACTGCGGCCGCTAATGCGTTATTAAAAACACTCGAAGAACCACAGGGCAACAGTTATATTATTCTGCTTGCGCGAACCCATCATCAATTAATGCCAACACTCTATAGTCGTATCCAACATACCCATATCCATCCCCCTTCTGATGCAGAACTAGTAAACTGGCTTGCTTCACAACAGGTACAGGTTAGTGATAAAGGTGTTTTAACACAGTTTCAAAACTGCCCGTTATTGTTATTAAATTACCTTATTGCACTGCAAAATGGTGAAGCGCAAGATGAGCGGCGTCAGTGCGTTGAAGGCTTATTCGCGCTATTACATCAAGGCGAACGGCTATTTGAATTTAGCCAATTTATTGCCCAAAGTGTGGAATCGCGTTTGCAGTTACTGTTTTTCATGTTGCATGAGTTACACAAAATAAAATTAACCACACAACCATTAGATGAGCATGCGGTGTATGCCTTTGCATTGCCACAGTTACAAATTTGGAGTGAGCAACTTAGTTTAAAAAGCCTTCGCTTGCTGTGCAATGAAGTGTTAAAAGTACGTACTTTATTAGTCGAGCATAGTGGCTTGAAAAAAGAGCTTTTAATCTCATCGTTGCTAATAAAAATTAAAAATGAATTCAAGGAAAAGAGCGCATGTTAG
- a CDS encoding aminoacyl-histidine dipeptidase, translating to MQNLLATSSNPIWSYFSTICSIPHPSKHEQQLVDWVTKWAAEKSINCTQDEIGNLILTKPASSGYEEKTPVILQAHLDMVPQKNSDSSHDFLTDPITPIVKGEWLHADNTTLGADNGIGMASCLAVLADNSLQHGPLEVLLTTDEETGMTGAFGLQAGALKGRILINTDSEQEGELYVGCAGGINVNVDLPYEKMEPEVDCAAYEISLTGLKGGHSGCDINLGRANAIKELAGVLDNIDGVPFFISRFEGGSLRNAIPREAKAVIVCDPQYQNSLELLINTLQVTIAAKYQDIEENLTLSVKTTDLPQSILTHDSQTALLSSILNCKNGVFNMDSNFSDVVQTSSNIGVITQTTDNNLNFQIQVLIRSQVEQEKLQQANEIQAHFEQFAAVVRQDGNYPGWTPNPESAIYKVMEAQYIALFSEKPKTMVIHAGLECGLFSDNYPDWDMISVGPTIKFPHSPDEKVEIATVDKYWKLLTTTLKALD from the coding sequence ATGCAAAATTTACTCGCAACATCTAGCAATCCAATCTGGTCGTATTTTTCAACTATCTGCTCTATCCCTCATCCTTCTAAACATGAACAACAACTCGTTGATTGGGTAACAAAATGGGCAGCAGAAAAAAGCATTAATTGTACACAAGATGAAATAGGTAACCTCATTTTAACCAAACCAGCTTCAAGCGGTTATGAAGAGAAAACGCCGGTTATCTTGCAGGCGCATCTTGATATGGTGCCTCAAAAAAACAGTGATAGCTCGCATGACTTTTTAACCGACCCGATCACACCTATCGTAAAAGGCGAATGGTTGCATGCCGATAATACGACACTAGGCGCCGACAATGGTATCGGTATGGCAAGTTGTTTAGCAGTACTTGCTGATAACAGTTTGCAACATGGTCCTTTAGAAGTGTTATTAACGACCGATGAAGAAACAGGTATGACGGGTGCATTTGGTTTGCAAGCGGGAGCGTTAAAAGGCCGTATTTTAATTAACACCGACTCAGAGCAAGAGGGTGAGTTATATGTGGGTTGTGCGGGAGGGATTAATGTTAATGTTGATCTGCCCTACGAAAAAATGGAACCAGAAGTGGATTGTGCAGCCTATGAAATTAGTCTAACCGGCCTCAAAGGTGGTCATTCTGGCTGTGATATTAATCTTGGTCGCGCGAATGCGATTAAAGAGCTCGCCGGTGTATTAGATAATATCGATGGTGTACCGTTTTTTATCTCGCGTTTTGAGGGGGGTAGCTTACGTAATGCAATTCCACGTGAAGCAAAAGCGGTCATCGTCTGTGATCCACAGTATCAAAATAGTTTAGAGTTATTGATCAATACGTTACAAGTAACAATTGCAGCGAAGTATCAAGATATTGAAGAAAACCTGACACTCAGCGTAAAAACAACCGATTTACCACAATCCATTCTTACTCACGATAGCCAAACGGCTTTATTAAGTAGTATTCTCAATTGTAAAAATGGTGTTTTCAACATGGATAGTAACTTCTCTGATGTTGTGCAAACCTCTAGCAATATTGGTGTGATCACACAGACAACCGATAACAACCTAAACTTCCAAATTCAGGTTTTAATTCGCTCGCAGGTAGAGCAAGAAAAATTACAACAAGCGAATGAGATACAGGCTCACTTTGAACAGTTTGCAGCTGTTGTTCGCCAAGATGGTAATTATCCAGGTTGGACACCTAATCCTGAGTCTGCAATTTACAAGGTGATGGAAGCACAATACATTGCACTGTTCTCTGAAAAACCAAAAACTATGGTTATTCATGCAGGTTTAGAGTGTGGTTTATTTAGCGATAACTACCCGGACTGGGATATGATTTCTGTTGGACCAACGATTAAATTCCCACATAGCCCTGATGAGAAAGTTGAAATAGCAACCGTTGATAAATACTGGAAATTACTGACTACGACACTCAAGGCGCTAGACTGA
- a CDS encoding TatD family hydrolase produces the protein MLVDSHCHLDRLDYKKKHKDLNDVVNKAKSMGIDYLMSVCVTLDDYPTMAELIKGHDEIFSSCGVHPLYYDEKRPDDVLDEALLLDYASSDKVVAIGETGLDFFYAAETKEWQIDCFRKQIRVAKKLNKPLIIHTRDARQETLDILREEGAEQVGGVLHCFTESLEMAEAAMEMGFYISVSGIVTFKNAKELQEVITAIPLERLLVETDAPYLAPVPHRGQENEPAFTYDVAKFVAQLKGVSLEEVAQVTTKNFFDLFQFAKR, from the coding sequence ATGTTAGTCGATTCACACTGCCATTTAGATCGTTTAGATTATAAGAAAAAACATAAAGACTTAAATGATGTGGTAAATAAAGCAAAATCGATGGGTATAGATTATTTGATGAGTGTTTGTGTCACTCTTGATGATTATCCTACCATGGCTGAGCTTATCAAAGGCCACGATGAAATTTTTAGTAGCTGCGGTGTTCATCCTTTATATTATGATGAAAAACGTCCCGATGATGTGCTTGATGAAGCGCTTTTGTTGGACTACGCAAGTAGTGATAAAGTGGTCGCAATCGGCGAAACAGGCTTAGATTTTTTCTATGCTGCAGAAACCAAAGAATGGCAAATTGATTGTTTTCGTAAACAGATCCGGGTTGCTAAAAAACTTAATAAGCCACTTATTATTCATACGCGTGATGCACGCCAAGAAACCTTAGATATTCTTCGCGAAGAGGGCGCTGAGCAAGTCGGCGGAGTATTACATTGCTTTACCGAATCGCTTGAAATGGCAGAGGCGGCCATGGAGATGGGCTTTTATATTTCCGTGTCGGGCATTGTTACCTTTAAAAATGCGAAAGAGTTGCAAGAGGTGATTACCGCTATACCACTTGAACGTTTATTAGTTGAAACCGACGCACCTTATTTAGCACCTGTGCCACATCGTGGTCAAGAGAATGAGCCCGCGTTCACCTATGATGTTGCCAAATTTGTTGCGCAGTTAAAGGGAGTCAGTTTGGAAGAGGTCGCGCAAGTTACCACGAAAAACTTTTTTGATCTTTTCCAATTTGCTAAACGCTAA
- a CDS encoding NosD domain-containing protein has protein sequence MSQLIKLVGIFALLFFISFSYAQPRSVQALIERFQLPAFEKIVFVDKRINASCDNYDPKTRRCGNGQYQLFTTLKQATQQATAGTLFFIREGDYQEPLHIIHSGRDNSYIGFVAYQGEKVRLLNTNSVDKAQQYGPLWIDQSDYNLISGLEVSGSVGFGRLLNSHHNIIHDAQFIESSLWNEGRGKSKRGGLYIAFSHFNKITDSYFYKGTDSLALVHSDHNLIENNRMDLAGHDIWNIKCGNYNVIRGNEFSNKQQKIGSVFDCEAATMSWHGNGTFAQADAVLDRTRHNIIEHNLFHDAVRYYSASGGNGIQYAGQTGIIRFNQFYRTNVGIGITSYPSEALYNYDNRIYHNTFYNNWCVGIGVGKEIKIQRGNEIVNNILWNNQGVSRKSCTDKNAKQLLFSKKFGNNWFFNNNIGSVLGEQVIGVWGDDKHYSIYDYEGSYLAVQFDQNIAKDPLFESVENDNFQLTKNSPMVDAGTFLTTITSKSGQGKLLQVKDARFFSAGHDIKGLAGDVIEIKRGNQLATIVQIDYVTHSLILDRVVNWQEGDSLSLSYQGKAPDLGALEYGVVR, from the coding sequence ATGTCACAATTAATCAAATTAGTGGGCATATTTGCCCTCCTCTTTTTTATCTCTTTTTCCTATGCGCAACCTCGCTCTGTGCAAGCGCTTATTGAACGCTTTCAGCTCCCCGCCTTTGAGAAAATTGTATTTGTCGATAAACGCATTAATGCTTCCTGTGACAACTATGATCCCAAAACACGTCGTTGTGGTAATGGTCAATATCAACTCTTTACTACTTTAAAGCAGGCAACGCAGCAGGCGACTGCAGGAACTCTTTTTTTCATTCGTGAAGGCGATTATCAAGAGCCACTGCACATTATCCATTCGGGGCGTGATAACAGTTACATCGGTTTCGTTGCTTATCAAGGCGAAAAGGTACGTTTATTAAATACAAATTCAGTGGATAAAGCTCAGCAGTATGGGCCTCTATGGATTGATCAAAGCGATTACAACCTGATCAGTGGTCTCGAAGTCAGTGGCTCGGTGGGCTTTGGCCGGTTGCTTAATTCGCATCATAATATTATTCATGATGCGCAGTTTATAGAGTCTAGCCTTTGGAACGAAGGCCGAGGAAAAAGTAAACGTGGCGGTTTGTATATCGCATTTAGCCACTTTAATAAAATAACAGATAGCTATTTTTATAAAGGTACCGACAGTTTAGCCTTGGTGCATTCCGATCATAACCTGATTGAAAATAATCGCATGGACCTAGCAGGACACGATATCTGGAATATAAAATGTGGCAATTACAATGTTATTCGAGGTAATGAGTTTAGTAATAAGCAACAAAAAATAGGATCGGTATTTGACTGTGAAGCTGCTACCATGTCATGGCATGGAAATGGCACTTTTGCCCAAGCCGATGCCGTGCTTGATAGAACGCGTCATAATATTATCGAGCATAATCTATTTCATGATGCAGTACGCTATTATTCGGCTAGTGGCGGTAATGGTATTCAGTATGCAGGGCAAACAGGGATCATCCGTTTTAATCAATTCTATCGTACTAATGTCGGAATCGGTATTACTTCTTATCCTAGCGAAGCATTATACAACTACGATAATCGTATTTATCACAATACTTTTTATAATAATTGGTGTGTGGGTATTGGTGTTGGTAAAGAGATAAAAATACAACGGGGTAACGAAATTGTGAATAATATCCTGTGGAATAATCAAGGTGTCAGTCGTAAAAGTTGCACTGATAAAAATGCCAAGCAGTTATTGTTCAGTAAAAAGTTTGGTAACAATTGGTTTTTTAATAACAACATCGGCAGTGTTTTGGGCGAGCAGGTGATCGGAGTTTGGGGCGATGATAAGCATTATTCGATTTATGATTATGAGGGCAGTTATTTAGCCGTGCAATTTGATCAAAATATTGCCAAAGATCCGCTTTTTGAAAGTGTTGAGAATGACAACTTTCAATTAACAAAAAACAGCCCAATGGTTGATGCTGGCACATTTTTAACCACCATCACTAGTAAAAGTGGTCAAGGCAAGCTGTTGCAGGTAAAAGATGCTCGATTTTTTTCAGCAGGGCATGATATTAAAGGGCTTGCTGGCGATGTAATAGAGATTAAAAGAGGCAATCAACTAGCCACTATTGTACAGATTGATTACGTCACACATTCATTGATTTTAGATAGGGTGGTTAATTGGCAAGAGGGGGATTCACTGTCTCTATCTTATCAAGGCAAAGCACCGGATTTGGGGGCTCTTGAATACGGTGTGGTGCGATAA
- the carB gene encoding carbamoyl-phosphate synthase large subunit, with the protein MPKRNDLKTILIIGAGPIVIGQACEFDYSGAQACKALKEEGYRVVLVNSNPATIMTDPEMADATYIEPIHWEVVEKIIAKERPCAVLPTMGGQTALNCALELEEKGVLAKYNVEMIGATADAIDKAEDRSRFDAAMKSIGLECPRAGIAHSMDEAYEVLDMVGFPCIIRPSFTMGGTGGGIAYNKEEFDDICSNGLDLSPTSELLIDESLIGWKEYEMEVVRDKNDNCIIVCAIENFDPMGIHTGDSITVAPAQTLTDKEYQLMRNASLAVLREIGVETGGSNVQFGINPADGRMVLIEMNPRVSRSSALASKATGFPIAKIAAKLAIGYTLDELQNDITGGKTPASFEPTIDYVVTKIPRFNFEKFANSNDRLTTQMKSVGEVMAIGRNQQESLQKALRGLEVGADGFSPMVDLNDADAKEKVLYELREAGAERIWYIGDAFRLGMSMEEIHAITMIDNWFLVQIEDLILEEKKVAEGGLRGLDEAVLKRLKRKGFADSRIADVVGVTETEIRKLREKFNLHPVYKRVDTCAAEFSSDTAYMYSSYDEECEANPTDNDKIMIIGGGPNRIGQGIEFDYCCVHAAMAMRADGYETIMVNCNPETVSTDYDTSDRLYFESITLEDVLEIVRVEKPKGVIVQYGGQTPLKLARALEAAGVPIIGTSPEAIDRAEDRERFQQVVERLGLKQPENDTVTTLEQAVESAKRIGYPLVVRPSYVLGGRAMEIVYDEVDLRRYFKEAVSVSNESPVLLDRFLDDAVEVDIDAICDGTDVIIGGIMEHIEQAGVHSGDSACSLPAYTLNAEIQDEMRGYIKALALELGVVGLMNTQLAVKDNEVYMIEVNPRAARTVPFVSKATGVPIAKIGASVMAGKTLKELGVTKEVIPPYYSVKEVVLPFNKFPGSDPILGPEMRSTGEVMGAGNTFAEAYAKAELGSTKEVPSIGRALVSVRNSDKKRVAKLAKNLLDLGYEIDATHGTMIILQEAGINARLVNKVHEGRPHILDRIKNSEYSYIVNTTEGRVAIEDSRQLRRAALRYKVNYTTTLNGSLATCQAHTADPTADEATVNSVQELHKRIVG; encoded by the coding sequence ATGCCAAAACGTAATGACTTAAAAACCATCCTAATTATTGGTGCGGGGCCGATTGTTATCGGTCAAGCCTGTGAGTTTGACTACTCAGGCGCACAAGCTTGTAAAGCGTTAAAAGAGGAAGGTTACCGTGTTGTATTGGTTAACTCTAACCCTGCAACAATTATGACTGACCCTGAGATGGCTGATGCAACGTACATCGAGCCAATTCATTGGGAAGTTGTAGAAAAAATTATCGCTAAAGAGCGCCCATGTGCAGTATTACCCACCATGGGGGGCCAAACGGCACTTAACTGTGCATTAGAGCTTGAAGAGAAAGGCGTACTAGCTAAATACAATGTTGAAATGATCGGTGCAACTGCTGATGCCATTGACAAAGCAGAAGATCGTAGCCGTTTTGACGCAGCCATGAAAAGCATTGGTCTTGAGTGTCCACGTGCAGGTATTGCGCACTCAATGGATGAAGCTTATGAAGTATTAGATATGGTTGGCTTCCCTTGTATTATTCGTCCATCGTTTACGATGGGTGGTACAGGTGGTGGTATTGCATATAACAAAGAAGAGTTTGATGATATCTGTTCAAACGGTCTTGACCTTTCACCAACAAGCGAGTTATTGATTGATGAATCTTTAATTGGTTGGAAAGAGTACGAGATGGAAGTGGTTCGTGATAAAAACGACAACTGTATCATTGTTTGTGCGATTGAAAACTTTGACCCAATGGGCATCCACACGGGTGACTCAATCACTGTTGCACCAGCACAAACATTAACTGATAAAGAATATCAGCTAATGCGTAATGCTTCATTAGCAGTACTGCGTGAGATTGGTGTTGAAACAGGTGGTTCAAACGTACAGTTTGGTATTAACCCGGCTGATGGCCGTATGGTATTAATCGAGATGAACCCACGTGTATCTCGTTCATCTGCATTAGCGTCTAAAGCAACGGGCTTCCCGATTGCTAAGATTGCTGCAAAACTAGCGATTGGTTACACACTTGATGAGTTACAAAATGATATTACTGGTGGTAAAACTCCTGCGTCATTTGAGCCAACAATCGATTACGTTGTAACAAAAATTCCACGTTTTAACTTCGAAAAATTTGCTAACTCAAATGACCGTTTAACGACACAGATGAAATCGGTTGGTGAAGTGATGGCGATTGGTCGTAACCAACAAGAATCACTTCAAAAAGCATTAAGAGGCTTAGAAGTTGGTGCTGATGGTTTCAGCCCAATGGTTGATTTGAACGATGCTGACGCAAAAGAGAAGGTTTTATACGAATTACGTGAAGCGGGTGCTGAGCGAATTTGGTACATCGGTGATGCATTCCGTTTAGGAATGAGCATGGAAGAGATTCATGCAATCACAATGATCGATAACTGGTTCCTTGTACAAATCGAAGACCTTATCCTTGAAGAGAAAAAAGTGGCAGAGGGTGGTTTACGCGGTCTTGATGAAGCTGTTCTTAAGCGTCTTAAGCGTAAAGGTTTTGCCGATAGCCGCATCGCAGATGTGGTTGGTGTGACTGAAACTGAAATTCGTAAGTTACGTGAAAAATTTAACTTACACCCGGTTTACAAACGTGTAGATACCTGTGCTGCTGAATTTTCATCTGATACAGCTTACATGTACTCATCTTACGATGAAGAGTGTGAAGCTAACCCAACTGATAATGATAAAATCATGATCATTGGTGGTGGTCCTAACCGTATCGGTCAAGGTATTGAATTCGATTACTGTTGTGTACACGCTGCAATGGCAATGCGTGCAGACGGTTATGAAACGATCATGGTTAACTGTAACCCAGAAACGGTTTCTACCGATTACGATACCTCAGATCGTTTATACTTCGAATCAATTACTCTTGAAGATGTACTTGAAATCGTGCGTGTTGAAAAACCAAAAGGCGTGATTGTTCAATACGGTGGTCAAACGCCACTTAAATTAGCGCGTGCACTTGAAGCTGCTGGTGTGCCAATTATTGGTACTTCACCTGAAGCGATTGACCGTGCAGAAGACCGTGAGCGTTTCCAACAAGTGGTTGAGCGTTTAGGTCTTAAACAGCCAGAAAACGACACAGTAACTACACTTGAGCAAGCCGTTGAATCAGCAAAACGTATCGGTTATCCGTTAGTGGTACGTCCATCTTATGTATTGGGTGGTCGCGCAATGGAAATCGTATACGATGAAGTTGATTTACGTCGTTACTTCAAAGAAGCGGTAAGCGTTTCGAATGAATCTCCTGTCCTACTTGATCGTTTCCTTGATGACGCGGTTGAAGTTGATATCGATGCAATCTGTGACGGTACTGATGTAATTATCGGCGGTATCATGGAGCATATCGAACAAGCGGGTGTTCACTCTGGTGACTCAGCATGTTCTCTTCCTGCATACACATTAAATGCAGAGATCCAAGATGAGATGCGTGGTTACATCAAAGCGTTAGCACTTGAGCTAGGTGTAGTTGGTCTGATGAATACACAGCTTGCAGTAAAAGATAACGAAGTTTACATGATCGAAGTAAACCCTCGTGCTGCACGTACAGTACCATTTGTATCAAAAGCAACGGGTGTACCGATTGCTAAAATTGGTGCAAGTGTCATGGCGGGTAAAACGCTGAAAGAGTTAGGCGTAACAAAAGAAGTTATTCCACCATACTACAGCGTTAAAGAAGTTGTACTTCCGTTTAACAAATTCCCAGGTTCTGATCCGATCTTAGGTCCAGAAATGCGTTCAACGGGTGAGGTAATGGGTGCGGGTAACACCTTTGCTGAAGCCTATGCGAAAGCGGAGTTAGGTTCGACGAAAGAAGTGCCTTCAATTGGTCGTGCATTAGTTTCTGTTCGTAACAGCGATAAGAAACGTGTTGCTAAGTTAGCTAAAAACCTGCTTGATTTAGGTTACGAAATTGATGCGACACACGGTACGATGATTATTTTACAGGAAGCGGGCATTAACGCGCGTCTTGTGAATAAAGTACACGAAGGTCGTCCACATATCCTTGACCGTATTAAAAACTCTGAGTACAGCTACATTGTTAATACTACGGAAGGGCGTGTTGCGATTGAAGATTCGCGTCAACTACGTCGTGCAGCACTGCGTTACAAAGTAAACTACACAACGACTCTAAACGGTTCACTAGCGACTTGTCAGGCACATACTGCTGACCCAACAGCTGATGAAGCAACCGTTAACTCTGTACAAGAGTTACATAAGCGCATTGTAGGTTAG
- the carA gene encoding glutamine-hydrolyzing carbamoyl-phosphate synthase small subunit, producing MEVILSHSAILVLEDGTIFEGVSIGAEGSSVGEVVFNTSMTGYQEILTDPSYARQIVTLTYPHIGNTGTNDEDEESTSIHACGLVIRDLPLLASNFRNQASLSDYLKARNVVGIADIDTRKLTRILREKGAQAGCVIAGENIDAESALAQAKAFPGLKGMDLAKEVTTAESFVWSQGSWTLTGGLPEAKADAKYHVVAYDYGVKRNILRMLADRDCKLTVVPAQTPASEVLAMNPDGIFLSNGPGDPEPCTYAIEAIQEILKTDIPVFGICLGHQLLALASGAKTVKMKFGHHGANHPVKDLDRNVVMITSQNHGFAADETTLPANLRATHVSLFDGSLQGIHRTDKAAFSFQGHPEASPGPHDAAPLFDHFIELIEQYKNA from the coding sequence ATGGAGGTTATCTTGAGTCATTCGGCCATACTGGTATTGGAAGATGGAACTATTTTTGAAGGTGTCTCAATAGGCGCCGAAGGAAGTTCTGTTGGTGAAGTTGTTTTTAACACGTCGATGACGGGTTACCAAGAAATTCTTACCGATCCTTCTTACGCACGCCAAATTGTTACACTTACTTACCCTCACATCGGAAACACAGGAACAAATGATGAAGATGAAGAATCTACTTCTATTCATGCCTGTGGTTTAGTTATCCGAGATCTACCGCTTCTTGCAAGCAACTTCCGTAACCAAGCATCTTTAAGCGATTACCTAAAAGCACGTAACGTGGTTGGTATTGCAGATATTGATACGCGTAAACTGACACGAATTTTACGTGAAAAAGGCGCACAAGCTGGGTGTGTTATTGCTGGCGAAAATATCGATGCAGAGAGCGCGCTTGCACAAGCTAAAGCATTTCCTGGCCTAAAAGGCATGGATTTAGCAAAAGAAGTAACAACGGCTGAGTCATTTGTATGGTCACAGGGTAGTTGGACATTAACAGGTGGTTTGCCAGAAGCGAAAGCAGATGCTAAATACCACGTTGTTGCTTACGACTACGGTGTTAAGCGTAACATTCTTCGTATGTTAGCTGACCGCGATTGTAAACTAACGGTAGTACCTGCTCAAACGCCAGCTAGCGAAGTGTTAGCAATGAACCCAGATGGTATCTTCTTATCAAATGGTCCTGGTGATCCAGAGCCATGTACCTATGCAATCGAAGCGATTCAAGAGATTTTAAAAACGGATATTCCAGTATTTGGTATCTGTTTAGGTCACCAATTATTAGCACTCGCAAGTGGCGCTAAAACAGTGAAAATGAAATTTGGTCATCACGGTGCCAACCACCCAGTGAAAGATTTAGATCGTAATGTAGTGATGATCACCAGCCAAAACCATGGTTTTGCTGCTGATGAAACAACATTACCTGCAAACTTACGTGCAACGCATGTATCACTGTTTGATGGTTCTCTACAAGGTATTCATCGTACTGATAAAGCTGCATTTAGTTTCCAAGGGCACCCAGAAGCAAGTCCGGGGCCACATGATGCTGCGCCACTATTTGATCACTTCATTGAATTGATTGAACAGTACAAAAACGCTTAG